GAACGCCGCGCACGGCGAACCGCAACTGCGGCGGCTGCTGGCCACCCCCGGCGTCTCCGACCCGCTCGCCAAACTGCCACATACCGACGGGCGCATCGACTGGATCATCACCCGCGGCCTGGAGTGTACCGATTGCGGCCTGGAGCCGGCCGGCGCCTCCGATCATCCGCATTACTGGGTCGAGTGCAG
This DNA window, taken from Pirellulales bacterium, encodes the following:
- a CDS encoding endonuclease/exonuclease/phosphatase family protein — protein: HEQRLPQRGAGAGRRGRPSLEPVVTHVEDTDRQAAVSQLQAVVDLFLALEPPTALLGDLNAAHGEPQLRRLLATPGVSDPLAKLPHTDGRIDWIITRGLECTDCGLEPAGASDHPHYWVECRLVR